The following is a genomic window from Bombina bombina isolate aBomBom1 chromosome 3, aBomBom1.pri, whole genome shotgun sequence.
tagctattaaatagttattaactatttaatagctattgtacctagctaaaataaatacaaagttgcctgtaaaataaaaataaatcctaaaatagctacaatgtaattattagttatattgtagctatcttagggtttattttataggtaagtatttagttttaaataggaataatttagttaatacgagtaagttttatttcgatttattaaaataatattaaagttaggggggtgttagtgttagtgttagacttaggtttaggggttaataagtttaatataggtggcggcagggtccgggagcagcggtttaggggttaacgagTTTAATGTAGATTggggtggtgtagtggggggcaggataggggttaataagtttaatataggtggcggtgggctccgggtgcggcggtttaggggttaaacaatttatttagttgcggcggggtccgggatccgcaggataggggttaataagttgaatataggtggcgacggtgtagtggggggcaggataggggttaataggtataatgtaggtggcggcggggtccgggagcggcggtttaggggttaatacatttattatagttgcagcggggtccaggagcggcggtttagggggtaataactttatttaggtgcggagggctccgggagcggcggtttagggggtaaaacagtgtagtttagtgtgggtgcttagtgaccggctatcaaaaaagctgcgaagaagccgatgagcagcgagatcgatgactgtcagttaacaacagtccgctgctcattgctccgtacttggtgcgcggcttcttgacagattttttgataactttggcgaacgtattcagttcCGCggaggcgatggtaggcgagcttaggcgagcgtattgggccggcgaatgcagctaagtagacggcttcataactagaggcgaTGGTATCAAGTTTTGCTGGAGGTTTTTTAGCTAGAGTGCTATAGCCAGAGCTGATGAGAGCTCTGCCTCAAGTGAGTGGAAACTCTACAAAGTAAACGTGTACTGAATTATATTAACCGCAGAATCGTGCTATGTTTCTTGTTCTCTTTCAGGTTCATCCTGAGTGGAATCCCCAATAAACATTGAATTGGACTCTTCATTAAGGACGGTAAAAAATTTTGTTTCCAATCCTTGgtctgtataaaacaatattatttttatttatatacattatattcacTTGagttttttgtttgcacatttagctACATTTTAGTCACATTTAAtagaaatatttacctgtaaaataaaccctaagctagatacaatataactaataattacatattagttatattgtatctagcttagggtttattttataggtaagtatttagttttaaataggaattatttagttaatgatagtaatttttatttagatttattttaattatattaaagttagtgggtgttagggttagggttacacttagggttaggtttaggggtttataactttagtatagtggcggcgatgttagggacagcagattaggggttaataactgtaatgtaggttgcgacgatgttagggatagcagattagggggttaataatatttaactagtgtttacgatgtgggagtgcggcggtttaggggttaatatgtttattctagtggcggcgatgtcgggagcggcagattaggggttaataattttattttagtgtttgcgatgcgggagggccttggtttaggggttaataggtagtttatgggtgttagtgtactttttagcactttagttatgagttttatgttacggctctgtaacataaaagccataactactgactcagtttacggtacggatctggACGGTatttggctgtaccgctcactttttgaccggacaggcaaactcgtaataccggcgctgtggaagtcccattaaaaaggactttttgagagctgtggtagttacgttgcgttacggccaaaaaagtgtggtacacctatacctgcaagactcgtaataccagcggtagtgaaaaagagccataacgctgctttttcattcataccgcaaaactcgtaatctagccgattgttcttCACTTGGAAaatgttatataatgtatatagaaaaaagtatttcttaacgcaccttcagctttagcccACTTTGAGTGAGAGCCAGAAGGTTTTGTAGTGCACCTTATGGGGCATATTAATCAAGCTTctaatagagcttgatgccccgtgtttttggcgagccttcaggctctccagaaacacaagttataaagaccgcggtctaaagaccgctactgcccataacctgtctgcctgctctgaggaggtggacagaaatCGCCTGAAatgaacccgatccaatacgatccggttgattgataTCCCCTggtagcagccaattggccgcaaatctgcaaggggctgtattgcaatgataaatgctggcagcgtaagctgtcggcatttatcaaagtGCGGCGGCCATGAtctacaatatcggatcatgtccgtccacacaataataaatcggctcctataaatctatggggagagggagttaaCGCTGCCTTAACTCAAGCGATAACTTTATACttccaacttataatatgagcgcaagaataaagtgctattgatttaacttgatgtTAGCGCTTAATAGTGTtattatttttgtgctccacttgcaatctaggtctatgtttatttaaataatttaagaaaatgtttgagtttccaaATAGAAGAAATAACTTATATAATCTGTACTAGAAATATATCCATTTAAAGTTTGCAACATATCTTCCTAATGATGACTAGATAATATAAGTATTGTCTATAAAAAGCATGCGACAGCATCAGGGCAGAGAAATAAGAAATGTTCACTGCTTAGAGAAATAAtctaagtatattattattaaatatttaatacatgttttaaaatattAGTTTTCTCGGTATAAAGTACATAAGTACATTTATGTGCTCATAGCAAACTGATCCTCTGACATTATTCTTTGTCTCAgagacagtttaccccaaaaaatgtatgttgtgcatgtgtgagtgagtatgtgtaAGTGAGTGAggctgtgcatgtgtgagtgaggatgtgcatgtgtgagtgaggATGTGTAAGTGAGTGAggctgtgcatgtgtgagtgaggATGTGTAAGCGAGTGTGaggatgtgcatgtgtgagtgaggATGTGTAAGTGAGTGAggctgtgcatgtgtgagtgaggATGTGTAAGTGAGTGTGaggatgtgcatgtgtgagtgaggATGTGTAAGTGAGTGAggctgtgcatgtgtgagtgaggATGTGTAAGTGAGTGTGaggatgtgcatgtgtgagtgaggATGTGTAAGTGAGTGAggctgtgcatgtgtgagtgaggATGTATGAGTGATGATGTGTAAGTGAGTGAGGATGTGTGAGTGAggctgtgcatgtgtgagtgaggatgtgtgagtgagtgaggctgtgcatgtgtgagtgaggATGTGTAAGTGAGTGAggctgtgcatgtgtgagtgaggATGTGTAAGTGAGTGTGaggatgtgcatgtgtgagtgaggATGTGTAAGTGAGTGAggctgtgcatgtgtgagtgaggATGTCTGAGTGAggctgtgcatgtgtgagtgaggATGTATGAGTGATGATGTGTAAGTGAGTGAGGATGTGTGAGTGAggctgtgcatgtgtgagtgaggATGTGTGAGTGAggctgtgcatgtgtgagtgaggatgtgcatgtgtgagtgaggATGTGTGAGTGAGGATGTGCATGTGTCAGTGAggctgtgcatgtgtgagtgaggATGTGTGAGTGAGGCTGTGCATGTATGAGTGAGGATGTGTGAGTGAGACTGTGCATGTGAGTCAGGATGTGTGAGTGAggctgtgcatgtgtgagtgaggATGTGTGAGTGAggctgtgcatgtgtgagtgaggATGTGTGAGTGAGGCTGTGCAAGTGAGTGTGaggatgtgcatgtgtgagtgaggCTGTGCATGTGAGGATGTGTAAGTGAGTGTGaggatgtgcatgtgtgagtgaggATGTGTAAGTGAGGATGTGTAAGTGAGTGTGaggatgtgcatgtgtgagtcaggatgtgtgagtgaggatttgcATGTGTGAGTGAGGATGTGTGAGTGAGAATGTGTAAGTGAGTGTGAGTATGAGGATGTGTGAGTGAGGATGTATGAGTGAGGATGTGTGAGTGaggctgtgcatgtgtgtgtaaggaTGTGTGATTGaggatgtgcatgtgtgagtgaggCTGTATTAGTGAGGGTgtgtgagtgagaatgtgtatgtgtgagtcaGGATGTGTGAGTGaggatgtgcatgtgtgagtgtgaggATGTGTAAGTGTGCGCATGTGTGAGGGAGGATGTGTGAGGGAGGATGTGTGAGTGAGGCTGTGCATGAGTGAGTGaggatgtgcatgtgtgagtgaggatgtgtaagtgagtgtgtgcatgtgtgagtgaagATGTGTGAGTGAGGATGTGCATTTGTGAGTCAGGATGTGTGAGTGaggatgtgcatgtgtgagtaaggATGTGTGAGTGAggctgtgcatgtgtgagtgtgaggATGTGTAAGTGTGCGCATGTGTGAGGGAGGATGTGTGAGGGAGGATGTGTGAGTGAGGCTGTGCATGAGTGAGTGaggatgtgcatgtgtgagtgaggatgtgcatgtgtgagtgagtgCGTGCATGTGTGAGTGAAGATGTGTGAGTGAGGATGTGCATTTGTGAGTCAGGATGTGTGAGTGAgactgtgcatgtgtgagtgaggTTTATTTATGGCTGAAGCTATCTATGCATGGGTGAGGTTGTGTGACTGAAGCTGTGCATTTGGGGGTGTGGTTGTTTTTGGCTGAACCTGTGTATGTCTGGATAAGGTTGCATGCTTGTGCATAAGGCTGTGTGGTTGTTTTTGGCTGAACCTGTGTATGTCTGGATTAGTTGCCAGCATTTACATAAGGCTGTGTGTGGGTGAGGTTGTGGGGCTATATATGGGTGTGCGGTTGTTTTAGGCTGAACCTGTGTATGTTGGGATAAGATTGGATGCATGTGCATAAGGCTGTGTGTGGGCGAGGTTGTGGGGCTATATATGTGGGTGTGGTTGTTTGTGGCTGAACCTGTGTTTGTTGGGATAAGATTGCATGCTTGTGCATAAGGCTTTGTATGGGTGTGGTTGTTTTTGGCTGAACCTGTGTATGTCTGGATTAGTTGCCTGCATTTACATAAGGCTGTGTATGGGTTAGGTTGTGGGGCTATATATGGGTGTGTGGTTGTTTGTGGCTAAACCTGTGTATGTTGGGATAAGATTGCATGCTTGTGCATAAGGCTGTGTGTGGGTGAGGTTGTGGGGCTATATATGGGTGTGGTTGTTTGTGGCTAAACCTGTGTATGTTGGGATAAGATTGCATGCATGTGCATAGGGCTGTGTGTGGGTGAGGTTGTGGGGCTATATATGGGTGTGGTTGTTTTTGGCTGAACCTGTGTATGTTGGGATAAGATTGCATGCTTGTGCATAAGGCTGTGTATGGGTGAGGTAGTGAGGCTATATATGGGTGTGTGGTTGTTTTTGGCTGAACCTGTGTATGTCTGGATTAGTTGCCTGCATTTACATAAGGCTTTGTATGGGTGAGGTTGTGGGGCTACATATGGGTGTGTGGTTGTTTTTGGCTGAACCTGTGTATGTCTGGATAAGGTTGCATGCTTGTGCATAAGGCTGTGTGTGGGTTAGGTTGTGGGGCTATATATGGGTGTGTGGTTGTTTGTGGCTAAACCTGTGTATGTTGGGATAAGATTGCATGCTTGTGCATAAGGCTGTGTGTGGGTGAGGTTGTGGGGCTATATATGGGTGTGTGGTTGTTTGTGGCTAAACCTGTGTATGTTGGGATAAGATTGCATGCTTGTGCATAAGGCTGTGTGTGGGTGAGGTTGTGGGGCTATATATGGGTGTGGTTGTTTGTGGCTAAACCTGTGTATGTTGGGATAAGATTGCATGCATGTGCATAGGGCTGTGTGTGGGTGAGGTTGTGGGGCTATATATGGGTGTGGTTGTTTTTGGCTGAACCTGTGTATGTTGGGATAAGATTGCATGCTTGTGCATAAGGCTGTGTATGGGTGAGGTAGTGAGGCTATATATGGGTGTGTGGTTGTTTTTGGCTGAACCTGTGTATGTCTGGATTAGTTGCCTGCATTTACATAAGGCTTTGTATGGGTGAGGTTGTGGGGCTATATATGGGTGTGTGGTTGTTTGTGGCTAAACCTGTGTTTGTTGGGATAAGATTGCATGCTTGTGCATAAGGCTTTGTATGGGTGTGGTTGTTTTTGGCTGAACCTGTGTATGTCTGGATTAGTTGCCTGCATTTACATAAGGCTGTGTATGGGTTAGGTTGTGGGGCTATATATGGGTGTGTGGTTGTTTGTGGCTAAACCTGTGTATGTTGGGATAAGATTGCATGCTTGTGCATAAGGCTGTGTGTGGGTGAGGTTGTGGGGCTATATATGGGTGTGTGGTTGTTTGTGGCTAAACCTGTGTATGTTGGGATAAGATTGCATGCTTGTGCATAAGGCTGTGTGTGGGTGAGGTTGTGGGGCTATATATGGGTGTGGTTGTTTGTGGCTAAACCTGTGTATGTTGGGATAAGATTGCATGCATGTGCATAGGGCTGTGTGTGGGTGAGGTTGTGGGGCTATATATGGGTGTGGTTGTTTTTGGCTGAACCTGTGTATGTTGGGATAAGATTGCATGCTTGTGCATAAGGCTGTGTATGGGTGAGGTAGTGAGGCTATATATGGGTGTGTGGTTGTTTTTGGCTGAACCTGTGTATGTCTGGATTAGTTGCCTGCATTTACATAAGGCTTTGTATGGGTGAGGTTGTGGGGCTATATATGGGTGTGTGGTTGTTTGTGGCTAAACCTGTGTTTGTTGGGATAAGATTGCATGCTTGTGCATAAGGCTTTGTATGGGTGTGGTTGTTTTTGGCTGAACCTGTGTATGTCTGGATTAGTTGCCTGCATTTACATAAGGCTGTGTATGGGTTAGGTTGTGGGGCTATATATGGGTGTGTGGTTGTTTGTGGCTAAACCTGTGTATGTTGGGATAAGATTGCATGCTTGTGCATAAGGCTGTGTGTGGGTGAGGTTGTGGGGCTATATATGGGTGTGTGGTTGTTTGTGGCTAAACCTGTGTATGTTGGGATAAGATTGCATGCTTGTGCATAAGGCTGTGTGTGGGTGAGGTTGTGGGGCTATATATGGGTGTGGTTGTTTGTGGCTAAACCTGTGTATGTTGGGATAAGATTGCATGCATGTGCATAGGGCTGTGTGTGGGTGAGGTTGTGGGGCTATATATGGGTGTGGTTGTTTTTGGCTGAACCTGTGTATGTTGGGATAAGATTGCATGCTTGTGCATAAGGCTGTGTATGGGTGAGGTAGTGAGGCTATATATGGGTGTGTGGTTGTTTTTGGCTGAACCTGTGTATGTCTGGATTAGTTGCCTGCATTTACATAAGGCTTTGTATGGGTGAGGTTGTGGGGCTACATATGGGTGTGTGGTTGTTTTTGGCTGAACCTGTGTATGTCTGGATAAGGTTGCATGCTTGTGCATAAGGCTTTGTATGGGTGAGGTTGTGGGGCTACATATGGGTGTGTGGTTGTTTTTGGCTGAACCTGTGTATGTCTGGATAAGGTTGCATGCTTGTGCATAAGGCTGTGTGTGGGTGAGGTTGTGGGGCTACATATGGGTGTGTGGTTGTTTTAGGCTGAACCTGTGTATGTCTGGATTAGTTGCCTGCATTTACATAAGGCTTTGTATGGGTGAGGTTGGTATGTAAGTTGCTAAAACAAGAAGTCTAGTCTCTAGTTCATCCCAAGTCTCGATGCCATTCTTCATCTCAGATTCATGGATTCGTGGTTATGGAAAGGATAGGACTTAGCTTTCCGCTTCCTTCTTACTCTCACACAAACCCACATGAGTGTGCCCACCAGAATGAGCAGCAGCAAGGGGTAAATCACAAGAAAATATAACAGTGATGGAGATGAGCAGAGCCGCGACTGGAAGGTGTGAGCTGAGGAAAGACAAGAACAGGCTGCGTCACATAGGCAATAATATAAATAAAGGCACCTTCGGTACCAGCAGACACAACCACAATGCAATGATTTCCACAAAATGACTGATCTCACTCTGATAAACTCCATATATTACTGATGagcacacatacgcctagatttagagttttgtcgcggggctaacgctccttttttttccagcgcacccttaagacaacgctagtatttagagttttctgaatggctgcgttagcctcagaaaagggagagttgagcataatttagctccacttcaactctcaattccAGCGGtgcctacagtagcggtaagcaGGAAAAACGCGCTcgagcacgatatccccataggaaacaatggggctgagctggctgaaaaaaaccctaatatctgcaaaaaagcagcgttcagctcctaacacagccccattgcttcctatgggaaaacactttttatatctacacctaacaccctaacatgaacccgagtctaaacactcctaatcttacacttattaacccctaatctgccgcccccgctatcgctgacacctgcattatattattaacccctaatcttccgctccggacaccgtcgcaacctacattatccctatgaacccctaatctgctgtccctaacatagccgacacctatattatatttattaacccctaatctgccccccaacgtcgccgccactacacttattaacccctaatctgccgaccggacatcgccgcgactataataaatgtattaacccctaaactgccgcactcccgcctcgcaaacactataataaattgtattaaccccctaatctgccctccctaacatcgccgccacctacctacaattattaacccataatctcctgcccccaacgtcgccgctactataataaagttattaacccctaaacctaagtctaaccctaaccctaacacccccctaacttaaatataatttaaataaaacgaactaaatttactataattaaataaattattcctatttaaaactaaatacttacctataaaataaaccctaatatagctacaatattactaatagttacattgtagctattttaggatttatatttattttacaggcaactttgtatttattttaactaggtacaatagctattaaatagttaataactatttaatatctacctagttaaaataattacaaaattacctgtaaaataaatcctaacctaagttacaaatacacctaacattacactatcaataaattaattaaataaattacctacaattagctaaactaaaatacaattaaataaactaaactataatacaaaaacattaaattacagaaaaaaaaatacaagaagtttaaactaattacacctaatctaagccccctaataaaataaaaaagccccccaaaataataaaatgccctaccctatccta
Proteins encoded in this region:
- the LOC128652808 gene encoding uncharacterized histidine-rich protein DDB_G0274557; translation: MHILTLTYTSSLTHPHSHMHILTLTYTSSHAQPHSHMHILTLTCTASLTHPHSHMHSLTHTSSLTHAQPHSHILTHMHSLTHTSSLIHAQPHSHILTHTCTASLTHAHPHSHILTHTCTSSLTHAQPHSHILTHTCTASLTHPHSLTHHHSYILTHTCTASLRHPHSHMHSLTHLHILTHTCTSSHSLTHPHSHMHSLTHLHILTHTCTASLTHTSSLTHAQPHSHILTHLHIITHTSSLTHAQPHSLTHPHSHMHILTLTYTSSLTHAQPHSLTHPHSHMHILTLTYTSSLTHAQPHSLTHPHSHMHILTLAYTSSLTHAQPHSLTHPHSHMHILTHTCTASLTYTYSLTHAQHTFFGVNCL